In Mercurialis annua linkage group LG5, ddMerAnnu1.2, whole genome shotgun sequence, a single genomic region encodes these proteins:
- the LOC126682127 gene encoding 21 kDa protein-like translates to MLNINPKQHTFLHFTHSQTKTITVKMKTESQRPTLLLFAAALLLLTATADDPTAQSNSTNYIRTNCGTTLYPDICFSSLSRYASAIQQNPRRLAHVAIGVSLSRARHVAAYVSNLSREADYSSDHRAAAALHDCYSNFGDAVDEIRGSLKQMRQLGAAGSSAEAFRFLMSNVQTWMSAALTDEDTCTDGFEDVADGEVKSEVCERAAVAKKFVSNALALVNSYVAQGMV, encoded by the coding sequence ATGCTCAATATCAATCCCAAACAACACACTTTCCTTCATTTCACACACTCCCAAACAAAAACCATAACCGTCAAAATGAAAACAGAATCCCAACGGCCAACTCTCCTCCTCTTCGCCGCCGCACTCCTCCTCCTCACAGCCACCGCCGACGATCCCACCGCTCAATCCAACTCCACCAACTACATCCGTACAAACTGCGGCACCACATTATATCCCGACATCTGCTTCTCATCACTCTCACGTTACGCGAGCGCTATCCAGCAAAATCCAAGAAGACTCGCTCACGTAGCCATCGGCGTCAGTCTCTCAAGAGCTCGCCACGTGGCGGCGTACGTGTCAAACCTCTCACGCGAAGCAGACTACAGCTCCGATCATCGAGCGGCTGCCGCTCTCCATGACTGTTATTCAAATTTTGGAGACGCAGTCGATGAGATTCGCGGCTCTCTCAAGCAGATGCGGCAGCTTGGAGCCGCTGGCTCGTCGGCGGAGGCGTTCCGGTTTCTGATGAGTAATGTTCAGACGTGGATGAGCGCTGCTTTGACTGACGAGGACACGTGTACGGATGGTTTTGAGGATGTGGCGGATGGAGAGGTGAAATCGGAGGTGTGTGAGCGTGCTGCGGTGGCGAAGAAGTTTGTTAGTAATGCGCTTGCGCTGGTTAATAGCTATGTTGCTCAAGGAATGGTTTAG
- the LOC126682123 gene encoding pectinesterase, which translates to MDKIFLPIFCAHLLFYLGFIHASKLITSCNQTPYPEICNYYINTNLVQTLDQSATTFSFRDQSVLVTLNQAIKSHQTIKNLNLRSLDEKSKLAWNDCIELHENTIEHLNRSLSSTNSIDSQTWLSAAIANQQTCQNGFIDLNLNLNLDSMPYMLSNLSKLLSNSLATNKFSQQYSTSTKQITGRRLLLAPGGYPSWVSAADRKLIGAAPKEDIIVAQDGSGDYTTINEAVAAAVGRRKGTGRFVIYVKKGVYKENVEIKRSMKNLMFVGDGIDATVVTGSKNNQDGSTTFGSATFAVSGPGFIAKYMTFENTAGPEKHQAVALRSGSDFSVFYSCSFKGYQDTLYIHSQRQFYRNCDIYGTVDFVFGDAVAVLQNCNIYVRKPMSGQKNTVTAQGRKDPNENTGIVIHNSNVVAASDLMRVSGSFETYLGRPWHEYSRTLFVKCSLDGVINPAGWLPWSGDFALSTLYYGEYMNIGSGSSTGRRVNWPGYHVITQATDVGKFTVGNFLNGNSWIPVTGVPFDSGL; encoded by the exons ATGGATAAGATATTTCTACCAATTTTTTGTGCTcatttactattttatttagGGTTTATCCATGCTTCTAAACTAATAACTTCATGTAACCAAACCCCTTACCCGGAAATATGCAACTATTACATCAACACAAACCTCGTACAAACCCTAGATCAATCGGCAACAACGTTCTCCTTTCGTGATCAATCCGTTCTTGTAACTTTAAATCAAGCAATCAAATCGCATCAAACGatcaagaatttaaatttgagatCACTTGATGAGAAATCAAAGTTAGCATGGAATGATTGTATCGAATTACACGAAAATACAATCGAACATCTCAACCGTTCATTGAGCTCTACCAATTCAATCGACTCTCAAACATGGCTAAGTGCAGCCATAGCTAATCAACAAACTTGCCAAAATGGGtttattgatttaaatttaaatttaaatttagactcGATGCCGTACATGCTAAGTAACCTCTCAAAACTACTCAGCAACTCACTAGCTACTAATAAATTTTCTCAGCAATATTCTACTTCTACCAAACAAATTACCGGCCGTCGATTATTGCTCGCCCCTGGTGGATATCCGTCATGGGTATCCGCCGCTGATCGGAAACTTATCGGGGCTGCTCCGAAAGAAGATATTATTGTAGCACAAGATGGTTCTGGTGATTATACGACCATAAATGAAGCTGTGGCTGCAGCTGTTGGTCGAAGAAAAGGGACTGGGAGATTTGTGATATATGTGAAAAAAGGTGTTTATAAGGAAAATGTTGAGATCAAGAGATCTATGAAGAATTTAATGTTTGTAGGAGATGGAATTGATGCTACTGTTGTTACTGGTAGCAAGAATAATCAAGATGGTTCCACAACTTTTGGGTCTGCAACTTTTG CTGTCTCCGGGCCGGGTTTCATAGCAAAGTACATGACATTCGAAAACACAGCCGGACCGGAGAAACATCAAGCCGTAGCACTCCGTTCCGGTTCCGACTTCTCAGTATTCTACAGCTGCAGCTTCAAAGGATACCAAGACACCTTATACATACACTCTCAGAGACAATTCTACCGCAACTGCGACATTTACGGAACTGTCGACTTCGTATTCGGCGACGCCGTTGCCGTACTACAAAACTGTAATATTTACGTTAGAAAACCGATGAGTGGCCAAAAAAACACGGTAACAGCACAAGGAAGAAAAGACCCTAATGAGAACACAGGCATAGTTATTCATAATTCAAATGTGGTGGCAGCTTCTGATTTGATGCGAGTTTCGGGTTCTTTCGAGACGTATTTGGGTCGGCCGTGGCATGAATATTCAAGAACTTTGTTCGTGAAGTGTAGTTTAGATGGAGTTATTAATCCTGCCGGTTGGTTACCCTGGAGtggcgattttgccttgagtaCTCTTTATTATGGCGAGTATATGAATATTGGGAGCGGTTCGAGTACCGGAAGGAGAGTTAATTGGCCTGGATATCATGTTATAACACAGGCTACGGATGTCGGAAAATTCACCGTCGGGAACTTTTTGAACGGAAATTCGTGGATTCCGGTGACCGGCGTGCCTTTTGATTCTGGTCTATGA
- the LOC126682120 gene encoding phosphoglucomutase, cytoplasmic, which produces MVFEVSQVETKPYDGQKPGTSGLRKKVKVFTQPNYLHNFVQSTFDALTAEKVRGATLVVSGDGRYFSKDAIQIIIKMSAANGVRRVWVGQNGLLSTPAVSAVIRERVGADGSKATGSFILTASHNPGGPHEDFGIKYNMENGGPAPEGITNKIYENTTTIKQYLIADLPDVDISTIGVTNFSGPEGQFDVDVFDSADDCVKLMKSIFDFESIRKLLSSPKFTFCIDALHGVGGAYAKRIFVEELGAQESSLLNCVPKEDFGGGHPDPNLTYAKELVARMGLGKSSTNVEPPEFGAALDGDADRNMILGKRFFVTPSDSVAIITANAVEAIPYFSAGLKGVARSMPTSAALDVVAKNLNLKFFEVPTGWKFFGNLMDAGMCSVCGEESFGTGSDHIREKDGIWAVLAWLSIIAYKNKENLNGGKLVTVEDIVRNHWATYGRHYYTRYDYENVDASAAKELMAHLVKMQSSIGEVNEIVKGVSANVSKVVNGDEFEYKDPVDGSISSHQGIRYFFEDGSRLIFRLSGTGSEGATIRLYIEQYEKDSSKTGRDSQEALAPLVEVALKLSKMQEFTGRSAPTVIT; this is translated from the exons ATGGTGTTCGAGGTGTCGCAAGTTGAAACTAAGCCGTATGATGGACAGAAACCTGGAACTTCTGGCCTTCGCAAGAAG GTGAAAGTGTTCACTCAGCCTAATTACCTCCACAACTTTGTTCAGTCAACATTTGATGCCCTTACTGCAGAAAAAGTTAGAG GTGCTACTCTTGTTGTTTCTGGTGATGGCCGTTATTTCTCAAAGGATGCCATTCAG ATTATTATTAAGATGTCAGCTGCAAATGGAGTAAGGCGTGTTTGGGTTGGTCAGAATGGTTTACTTTCAACTCCTGCTGTATCAGCTGTTATTCGTGAAAGAGTTGGCGCAGAT GGGTCTAAAGCAACCGGATCATTTATTTTGACTGCAAGTCATAATCCAGGTGGCCCTCATGAG GATTTTGGAATCAAATATAACATGGAAAATGGTGGACCTGCTCCGGAGGGGATCACAAATAAGATTTATGAGAACACAACAACAATAAAGCAGTATTTAATTGCGGATCTGCCTGAT gTGGATATCAGCACAATTGGTGTAACTAACTTTAGTGGGCCTGAGGGACAATTTGATGTTGATGTTTTTGATTCGGCAGATGATTGTGTGAAATTAATGAA GTCTATATTTGACTTTGAGTCTATCCGTAAGCTGCTTTCTTCTCCAAAATTCACATTCTG TATTGATGCATTACATGGAGTTGGTGGtgcttatgccaaacgtatttTTGTGGAAGAGCTTGGTGCACAAGAGAGCTCTCTATTGAACTGCGTGCCCAAG GAGGACTTTGGAGGAGGCCATCCAGATCCCAATCTGACTTATGCAAAAGAGTTGGTTGCTCGCATGGGATTGGGTAAATCAAGCACTAATGTTGAACCACCAGAGTTTGGTGCCGCTTTAGATGGTGATGCAGACCGTAACATGATCCTCGGTAAAAG GTTTTTTGTTACTCCATCAGATTCTGTTGCAATCATTACTGCCAATGCAGTTGAAGCCATACCATATTTCTCTGCTGGTCTGAAGGGGGTTGCCAG GAGCATGCCAACATCTGCCGCTCTTGATGTTGTGGCcaagaatttgaatttgaaattttttgag GTTCCAACTGGCTGGAAGTTTTTTGGAAATTTGATGGATGCAGGAATGTGTTCAGTTTGTGGGGAAGAAAGCTTTGGAACTG GCTCAGACCATATACGTGAGAAAGATGGAATTTGGGCAGTTCTAGCCTGGCTATCTATTATAGCTTATAAGAATAAGGAAAATCTCAATGGAGGAAAGCTTGTGACTGTAGAAGATATAGTTCGCAACCATTGGGCTACATATGGACGACATTACTATACCCGATATGATTATGAG AATGTTGATGCAAGTGCGGCAAAGGAACTGATGGCACACTTGGTTAAGATGCAATCTTCCATTGGTGAAGTAAACGA GATTGTGAAGGGGGTAAGCGCAAATGTGTCGAAGGTTGTTAATGGTGACGAATTCGAGTACAAAGATCCTGTTGATGGTTCCATCTCAAGTCACCAAGGCATTCGGTATTTCTTCGAGGATGGCTCTCGACTG ATTTTCCGTCTGTCAGGAACTGGCTCAGAAGGCGCAACCATCCGTCTCTACATCGAGCAGTATGAAAAGGATTCTTCAAAAACTGGGAGAGATTCTCAAGAAGCACTTGCTCCTCTT GTTGAGGTTGCATTGAAACTTTCCAAGATGCAGGAATTCACAGGCCGATCTGCACCAACTGTTATTACATAA